From Rutidosis leptorrhynchoides isolate AG116_Rl617_1_P2 chromosome 3, CSIRO_AGI_Rlap_v1, whole genome shotgun sequence, a single genomic window includes:
- the LOC139899941 gene encoding OVARIAN TUMOR DOMAIN-containing deubiquitinating enzyme 9-like has translation MWQPNCDEQWGPNCQDIEEFFSYGYYGDYGYQYHTNNNNNNDHLQPYNGSYYQQNQYPDVNNEMLISLEHAVSDLSIADHGIYPSHAVQEPQQQVSYPAQQQQVSPNAVAPEQVQALDPVGLLQSFPINQDMRHGSSSLINHYNGIEEVDSKKIDKSSSISSTVNQVGEWEDKYLEIIDDHVFDGEVYKRLDRIVPVTITPKVNRYIPSNDEVSSDHQRLNDRLKLYGFVESKVVGDGNCQFRALAEQLYRSPEYHKAVRRRVVNQLTTHSNFYEEYVPTLYTDYLRQISQRGEWGDHVTLQAAADSYGIKILVLTSFKDTAFIEIYPKVLKSNKVICLSYWAEVHYNSLYPVGEQPASQDEDKKKKTKKKKKKKNSNNTKWWNLKCITPAP, from the exons ATGTGGCAACCAAATTGTGATGAACAATGGGGTCCAAATTGTCAAGATATTGAAGAATTTTTCAGTTACGGTTACTATGGTGACTACGGTTATCAGTatcataccaacaacaacaacaacaatgatcACCTACAACCGTATAACGGAAGTTACTATCAACAAAACCAGTATCCTGATGTGAATAATGAGATGTTAATCTCTCTCGAACATGCGGTATCAGATCTCTCAATTGCAGATCATGGAATATATCCGTCCCATGCAGTACAGGAGCCACAGCAACAAGTATCGTATCCCGCCCAACAGCAGCAGGTATCACCAAATGCAGTTGCACCAGAGCAAGTGCAAGCATTAGATCCTGTGGGGCTATTACAGTCATTTCCTATTAATCAAGATATGCGTCATGGTTCATCGTCATTGATCAATCACTATAACG GTATTGAAGAGGTGGACAGCAAGAAGATTGATAAATCAAGTTCAATCAGTAGCACCGTAAATCAAGTGGGCGAATGGGAAGATAAGTATTTAGAGATTATAGATGATCATGTGTTTGATGGAGAGGTATACAAGAGACTGGATAGAATCGTACCCGTCACT ATTACCCCCAAAGTTAATCGATATATACCTTCAAATGATGAAGTTTCTTCTGATCATCAAAGGCTGAATGATAG GTTGAAATTGTATGGGTTCGTTGAGTCGAAAGTTGTAGGAGATGGTAACTGCCAG TTTCGTGCTTTAGCAGAACAGTTATATCGTTCACCAGAGTATCACAAAGCAGTGAGAAGGAGGGTGGTTAATCAG CTTACCACACATTCAAATTTCTATGAGGAATATGTACCAACGTTGTACACCGACTACTTAAGGCAGATTTCTCA GAGAGGAGAGTGGGGAGATCATGTCACCTTACAGGCAGCAGCAGATTCG TATGGTATCAAAATCTTAGTGCTAACATCGTTCAAAGATACCGCTTTCATTGAAATTTATCCCAAGGTCCTCAAGTCGAATAAAG TTATATGCTTGAGTTATTGGGCTGAAGTGCACTACAACTCTTTGTATCCTGTAGGAG AGCAGCCTGCATCTCAAGATGAGGATAAGAAGAAAaagacgaagaagaagaagaagaagaaaaactcTAACAATACGAAGTGGTGGAACTTGAAGTGCATCACCCCAGCACCTTGA
- the LOC139896052 gene encoding uncharacterized protein → MSTSKTLLSAFKKTIPKITVPPNPDQKLANQISKSLINSQTFDHTLFPPKSLNPKIINLVLSNTNIPPQSCFYFFNSLQSLNKFDIIEPYISLSCRLYKSKDFALAKDILNQLAVNKDIQNPVEKISSFVDEKNGFLSKVVVGKLFDTLFRVYADNDRFNESLEVFDYMKSNGFSKIDDRSCMVFLLAAKSSQKYELLSYFFRKMVDSGVQITVYSMTMAVSALCKLGENFKARELMNEMIIKGVKPNVNTYNALMDSHLKNSEFREFELTLDLMKKEGVSYSVATYTLLIEFYSALGFIENAEKVFDEMLERGITPDVYAYTSMISCTCKLGKLKRAFELFDELTERGLVPNIHTYGVLLNGVCKSGEMKAAEVLLIEMQSKGIDVNDYIINTLMDGYCKKEKVDDAIKLMNLMEKKGFEPSVISYNIIAAGLCHANRHEEAKTLLFTMAEKGVDPNTQSYTTLIGIFCKQGDFSEAKRTLREMESKGEKPNVVTYNAFINGYCKKGLMKEAYKVRNEMEEKGVMPDVYTYTCLVHGECMAGRVDDAHKLFDEMPKRGLSRNVVSYTAMISGLSKEGRVEEAFKLFDEMKSAGISPDDNLYSSLVESIHSVKG, encoded by the coding sequence ATGTCAACAAGTAAAACGCTGCTATCAGCGTTTAAGAAAACCATCCCCAAAATCACAGTTCCACCAAACCCAGATCAAAAACTCGCTAATCAAATTTCAAAATCGCTGATAAATTCCCAAACTTTCGATCACACTCTGTTTCCCCCGAAATCTTTAAACCCTAAAATCATAAACCTTGTTCTCTCAAACACAAATATTCCACCTCAATCTTGTTTCTATTTCTTCAATTCCCTTCAATCACTCAACAAATTTGACATAATCGAACCTTACATTTCACTTTCTTGCCGCCTTTACAAATCGAAAGATTTCGCCTTAGCTAAAGATATTTTGAATCAGTTAGCAGTCAATAAAGATATTCAAAATCCAGTTGAAAAGATCTCGTCTTTTGTTGATGAGAAAAATGGGTTCCTTAGTAAGGTTGTTGTAGGGAAGTTGTTTGATACTTTGTTTCGTGTTTATGCTGATAATGATAGGTTTAATGAGAGTTTAGAGGTTTTTGATTACATGAAAAGTAATGGTTTTAGTAAGATTGATGATCGGTCCTGTATGGTTTTTTTGCTTGCAGCCAAAAGTTCCCAAAAGTATGAATTGTTATCGTATTTCTTTCGAAAAATGGTTGATTCGGGCGTTCAGATCACGGTTTATTCGATGACAATGGCGGTCTCGGCTTTGTGTAAGCTGGGGGAGAACTTTAAAGCGAGAGAACTGATGAATGAAATGATTATAAAAGGGGTTAAACCGAATGTGAACACTTATAATGCGTTGATGGATTCACATTTAAAGAATTCGGAGTTTAGGGAATTCGAATTGACTTTGGATTTGATGAAGAAGGAAGGAGTTTCGTACTCTGTGGCAACTTATACGCTTTTAATCGAGTTTTATTCTGCTTTGGGGTTCATTGAAAACGCAGagaaggtgttcgatgaaatgcttgAGAGAGGTATCACACCTGATGTTTATGCGTACACTTCAATGATTAGTTGTACTTGTAAGCTAGGGAAATTGAAAAGAGCGTTTGAGTTGTTCGATGAACTGACCGAAAGGGGTCTTGTCCCGAACATTCATACTTACGGGGTCTTGCTCAATGGCGTATGTAAATCAGGTGAGATGAAAGCTGCTGAAGTTCTATTGATTGAAATGCAAAGTAAAGGTATTGACGTGAATGATTATATAATTAATACGTTAATGGATGGGTATTGTAAAAAAGAAAAGGTTGATGATGCAATTAAGTTGATGAATTTAATGGAGAAGAAAGGGTTCGAGCCTAGTGTCATTTCGTATAATATTATTGCTGCTGGTTTGTGTCATGCAAACCGACACGAAGAGGCAAAGACGTTATTGTTTACAATGGCGGAAAAAGGCGTGGATCCGAACACGCAATCTTACACGACGTTGATTGGGATATTTTGTAAGCAAGGGGATTTTTCGGAAGCTAAACGTACGTTAAGAGAGATGGAAAGTAAAGGAGAGAAACCGAATGTTGTGACGTATAATGCTTTTATTAATGGTTATTGTAAGAAAGGGTTAATGAAGGAAGCATATAAAGTAAGGAATGAAATGGAAGAGAAGGGGGTGATGCCGGATGTTTATACGTACACTTGTTTAGTACACGGGGAATGTATGGCTGGTAGAGTGGATGATGCACATAaactgtttgatgaaatgcctaagAGAGGTTTATCTCGAAATGTTGTAAGTTATACGGCTATGATTTCTGGTTTGTCGAAGGAAGGAAGAGTAGAAGAAGCTTTTAAGTTGTTTGATGAGATGAAAAGTGCGGGTATTTCACCGGATGACAACTTGTACTCTTCTCTTGTAGAGAGCATTCATAGTGTTAAAGGTTAA